TTTAGTATAGTAAAAAATCTAGATAGAACCACTCTTACCTATGAAGTATCAAATAGAAATAACAGCCAAGGTTATTTTTTTGAGCGACCTAAAGTTATAATCAGGTTACACAGACCTCATTTAGCGATAGAACATTGATTTATCGTAATAAACCATTTACAACAAATAGTAACAAATCGAAGCCAAAATAAGCTTTTCAACAAACTAATAACTAAAAAAGGGGTTATTGATTCGAAAGTTGGTTACCTCTGAACAAAGACATGAACCAAAatagtttatttctttttcctgacttttaatcatttaaattttaaaaataagatatgaagtctcattattttagaattttttgattatttttaccatcaaatataatatgatgaaatatatttttattgattttgtttgaatcattctttttttatgtcataagaggcaaacgagcagaaggctcaCCTCTTGGAAAGCGATGACCACCGCCCATGAACATCTGCAACGCTTCAGGTGTGTTGCCCGgccttaattttaaaaatatcgttcaaattttacaaaatcttttttttttcgaaattttaaTGAGATGCTATgtacctatttttaatttgtattgttatgACGGGCCAAACAGGACTGTACAAAATTTAACTCTAGCATTTTCGGTGCCTATGTCCTTAATGACTCTTAATCacgatgtattaaaataaattgaaaaatctgACATTGTGGCAAAATGTTATGCAAAACTACATGATTATTCTGTTAAGCTTTGAAAGCAATAAATCTTttcgaaaacaaaaataatgaaacaatttaCACAATTcaacattgttaatataaattttgagcctcgaaactaaattatttgaacAAATTGAAAACACTTACCACTATGATTCATAAGAAACtgttagataataaataaaagccatGAATTATACGaacacaaaacattttattgaaattaatcagTCTTATAAGAACGTAACATGAGGaatgacttaaaataaaatactgaaaaaCGTAACTTTACTCGGCTTTGTCACCATTCGCCTGATCCTTTACTTCCTTCCGGACTGGACCAGTCTGCGTGATAGGTACCGAACGTTCACCCTGGATCGCTGGAGGCACCTTCCGTGGAGCCGTGATAGTTAGCACACCATCAGATGACAAACGCGATTCAACAGTCTCTGGAGTACAGCCCTCGGGAATGGCATACCGGCGTGTGAATTGGCGAGAAATAAAGCCATGCTGATCTTTCTTCTCCTCGTGTTTGCCTTCGACGACAATGTAACCATCCGCAGTCTTAACACTGATCTCTTCAGGGTTGAAATGTTGAACGTCGAGATTCACTTGAAATTTGTCTTTGTCGTTCTTAATACTGGATCCGACATCCCGTGCCGCTGCGGCGAGGTGACGCCAGGGTCTGTAATACTCACGATTGACCATAGGCCCGGCAACAACGCCCAGGAGGTCATCAGGAGTTAATCCCAACCCAAAGTGCTGGTCTATTAGGCGGCGAGGACGCTCAAGTTCGTAATCCAACAAAAATGGTAGTAGAGCCATTTCTAATAATTCAGGGTCTGCTTcagattaaattgaaatatcgCGCCAAAATCGCTGTGCACAAGTCGAGAGATTCGTACGCTTGCTTGTTTACAAATGATACAGAGCAGCGCTTGAATCGCGTATTTAAACGCGCAGACGTGATTCTAGTCGTACGTAGAACGTTCGAGAGTCGAGCGTTCGAGAACGAGCTATTCAAAGTCAGGGCTTCTCAAATGGGGGCtgcatttgatatattttttattcggaCTGAATTAACGGTggctttaattaatattattgtaattattacatttagttATTATAGGCAAATAAGGTAAATTTTTAGTACAAAgttcttttttattgaatttttttagtggcgttaaatatttatttataaataatactaggTCGATATTTATTATccttaaaaacaacaaatatacgTTTGATGCAattgaaactaaatattttctttggtTAAATAATGATGTTTTCGTAATAATTAGTAGgtaattgcttttttattattattattctaataacttttatttaagtttgtgttctcttctatttattgtataattaattatattcttagtTGCAGTTATTTGTATAGAGTATTACtagctataattaaataaaatgtatttttatttttatgaatttatataatgataatgaatatGCTACAATTCTTGAATCCAAAACAACCACTTGTGAACCGTTCGatagtaatttttttgattatcAACATCAAATACGTCAAACGTCGCTACGTTTATAgaaattttgttgttttgttatagtCTGCCCATGATCACTTCGTTGGacgctaaatatttttaagataagcCAATGTTTAACTAACCACCACAGTGAGAGTTATTTTTGGTGGATTTTCCGCTATTCTTTGAATATTGTCCGGTGAAAAGTTAACTCTTTGGCCGTTTTCTATATGTATGGCTAACTTCTCAACAGTAGGATGTCTATCATGTATAGGAAATTCCAATAATCTCCACACCGCTTTCAATGTACATGTCGTTTAAGTAACttcataatgaaaataaattacaaaagtaaataaataagttatcaaATATTCACTAAGATTAACAATTTTCGGAATTGGTTTGAAGCGACCctttgttaaaaattataagagACTTGGTACCTTAAACTTTCGAGATAATTCTAGAATTTCAATGCGACATCTGTTGTGCAGTAGTAAAACCATttggaataattaaattacatttgactTATACTGCCATCTATCCATACAACTGTAAActactttaatacatttatttgtaatacaataatttatagtataaaaaataattgaagtataaattaaatatgtctcttaatgttataaatttaatttaatttatttataattttattttaccaaattgccattagtaataaaatatattattactaatggCAATTATCTTGTTCTATCGAAAAGCGAAGACTCAAGGTAGCCTAGGCTATCCATTGGTCGTTCATCGGCATCTACGTAGACTTGAGTTTCGTACTTTCGTAGTAAACGTATTACCGCAAGACACTGTAGACTGTGAAATTGTGATAAATTCTGTgcgtctttttttataaataataaggtGTGCTGTGATTTATATACCGTAttttatacatacttattaatttaagactAAAGTGATTTAACACTACTTTTATACACCTGCGGTACTTTACAGTAGATGTtgtgatttttgtttttgtgatattaattgTGCGACAATGGCAGACAATTCAAAATTGACCGACGAGGAGTTAGCCGACATAAGGGAACAGTTTTCACAGGTAtgaatagattttatttcatgttattaGCCGGCATGGGCATGGCAGGCAAATGCGCAAGTTCAGTAGGGTGTTTATTCCTACTCTGAGATTATGGTACACATGCCGCCTCTTGCAATAATCGAGTTTGTTCGCCGTTTAAGGAGTCTACCAGAGAATTTTAGCTTGCTTAGGCTTGAGTCCGCGTGTGGTCGATATAAAGACGTTTTAAGGCGTGAATATAAAACactaatatattgaaaaaaaaagtaccaatttactttatatatgcTCTGAAATTCGAAAAGTAGTTAGTGaatacaattatgtttttttatttaaaagctacATCTATTAATAACACTgagaaaaatgtttaataaataattttaaataaatttgcattgtataattatgttaatgtttattaaatactaatcaGTAACGAAGATTTCgtcgtaaattaatttaattataattgtatatattattgcgTTACtacattttagttattatttgatataaatcctattttcattataatgtaatgataataatataacttttaacatacacttattttttacttacttaaaacaaatatttattaatgctttATCAAATTTTTCcaaatttcgaaataaatattgtcttgttataatattttagcacAAATCTAAGTAGTGTCCTGAAATTTACTATCATatctatatcatatttattataatataattttattatattttttactgttagcaattcataatttcaaaaaatttaaattacttttactttcataaaaaaatatcaatcaaacGTCCTTCGGTAAATAATAACAGGCTATCAGTAGTTCATGACAAGATAGCAAACTAATGATAGTACTTATCTTAAATGGAGGTGTCGTTTCTAACATATtgatataagatttaaaatgcCACTACATACTTATTCAAAATGCAAAAGGAATATTTGATAAAGTACTTActtgtacaaataatatttattatgattttttttttttattatatctgtaaacagtttttttttaaacaagacAGGTggatttgtttatgttttaaaattgcaGACaatcttttaacaaaaaaaaagttgccCCGAatccattattaaaataaaaaattctcaATCCCATCCAATGTAATCGATCTATGAATTATCGTATGAATCGATGGATTTGTATTGATATCTATAAAGATTATAAGATAATTTGGGAACCTGTTAtttgttaaaagtttaaaatgaactctaaaatgaattttatcaaatacttTGGAACACTAAAAGCTTTATCGTCACTTTAAATGACAAGTAGGGATGCAAACACAGGTCGTGTAATGTAACAAATTCTCCACGTATGCGtcatacattatacattacCCATGAGGCAATTTTGCGTTACAACACTATTTAGTATTCTAAACTTGTAGACATCTTGCCTTGACACCGTATTGTCCAGTGTACAGGCAATAACCAAATTGTATCCTTATtgcattgattttttttatgggaaTTATGCAAGAATACTTACTTGCATTGTAttgctgaaaatattttttttctattttttgtcAATTACTATACAATGAGTATAGTTTactgatttataaattttttccTGATTTGAGAAAAACATGTTAGATTTCTTTAGGAAAGACATATAAAGtgccaaaaatattaaaataatgttaaactcagtaattttatttaattgattatcctaatatttattaaattgtttattaaaaagataatcagcattaaatataaaattattattacttatgtagaaaatttagtaaagaagtttgaaaaaaaaaaaaatattttggaatcaTCTACACAAGGACTATGACGTCgacaatgaaaaaaattgtatttctaaattaaaaattttattatgattcaaTACAAATATCAAGCTTGTGTAATCttattattacgatttttaattaacagataaaaaatgatgACAGCACTTCTTGTAaacacttctttttttttaaattttgtaatatttttttctaaattgttACGTGTAGAAATCTAAGTCTAGCAAGTAGAAACTAAGACTCGTCTCGCCCTAGACGTCTGTATTGTATTGATCGGCTCTATTCAGCAATACCACGTGGTTCTTATATACGAATATTAGTACGAAAAAATCTGCGAGAATGAACAGTGAAATTCAAGATGAAAAgtcatttatgttaattattatttatatttttggttaaataatatacaatacaataaattcgAAAACACCACGATAGAATTTTTAAGCTTAAGGTTAGTAGATCAACtatgtaatatgtattgtattgttttactgCTTGTCGTaagactattatatatttattgcatataataatataatattgtaatctataATTGTTTAATCTGTACGAACCAATCTATAGTGTAACAACACATGTTTTGAAACGTGAAAAAATGCCGATTTCTTTGTATAAACAAACTTTCTTGGTAACGTCAGCCATTAATGGTGTTTATGTTACCTCTTAGACTGAGGCTTTGAGTAGCTATTGCATTGTTTATATTCAATGTTTACTATCGTCGAAACGTCCAAACGCACGTTACAGATTAATAAACACCACAGACAATTGAACTTAGACTTTATATTTTCACAAaactataataactataataccTCTTGGGTGGATTTTAAGtcacatttaaaaatcgaatttgaGTTACGTTTCAAATAACATTGATCCGGTGCTCTAGTGAAagcgttataataatatacatagccaacagatattttatacattttattatattcatatttaattgatCATCgctttaaaaaatgataaattcaCTAAGAATGCGGTCACAATTTCGGCGTGACCCTTGTAGGCTAAAAGGTTTCCGGTATGAGTCATTACCTTGAACGGTACTGCTTATAAAGATTTTACGGAGTTAAAACAAGACCATGTAAGGAAATAACTTATTCAGAAAATATACTCGACGTTGTCATAATATATggaaaggtaatttgtaaattatagacACTACTTTGATGTGTCGGTTTTCATATTGTACAtagcttttttttctttattatgtatACGAGGTAAAATAGGTTACATGTTGGCTGTATGTATTACGTCCTTCGTGCTAgttcattttgaatttaaaagacaatactaaatattgctgtttgttgGTGGAATGTAGTATGTTCTGGACTTTCCAGAAAAAGCCCCACCAACATGAAACTTATGTATAATGGTAATGGTAAAGGTACCTTCATAAGTATATTTACATGATTAACTTGCTCAACCTCTTGGGTGGCTGGATAGATTATCTTGGAGAGATAATCTATGATTTCTGGTtccatttatatattgttttattatgtatagataataaattattattgtaaatgcgaaagtttgtgattTTAGATGTTTGTTAATccatatatagatagatatagtcCATATTGTAAAacctacatatttttaaatgcttttttttaaaaggtttaTTAAGTACAAACTTTATTGACTTTACAATCTCTGTACGATAACTACGCAATCAAAgagagtatattatatatgtatgttaagtGCATTCCATACATGTCGATGCAaacaataaactattattatttattattgataacttACAAGTATGATGAAATGGATTAGATAGGCAATATTGATATTTAGACTTATTTCCCAAACGGTGACGTCATAAACCGGTCTGCCGTTTAGCTAGTGTTTATCTATGATGCGTCATAACGCCTTACCGAGTTtgacacataataataatttatggtaCATGAGTAATTAAAGACTATGACCATTAAGCAATCTTGGTTTAATTTACTGCTACCATTTTGttgtttaagttatttaaaaaatatatatattaccgaGAGgctgtatttatttcaatacatatacTATTTACTCATATATGTTAGtaggaaataatatatatctatgtccGTTGTTTCGAGGGAGATGTTTGTATTATCTCAACAAAACATCAAGATCTCCTTTGTCTTGGTGTCCTAAATATTTGATTCTCTAAAATGATTGTGACGTAGCTTCCTGGGCAATTCTACTAACATATAAAGGTTGTAGTACGTTCCTGATTATATTCCAACTTCAACCACACCACAACTGAAGGGTTATTCTGTAAAAAGAAGCTCGAATCTCACCACAGAACACGAGTGTGAAATCTCGGAATGGATATGTGACAttgactaaaattaaatatatagagaATATACGTATCGTAACGTATCACTATAAGTCAaatgtcaacatttcacgagtgagatcgTCGTATAAGTGACAATTTGATAATGGAAATTACACCCTGACTAATGATTTATCTTGAACCCAATCAAACGCCTTAGATTACTATCAAAATCCGTAAATCATCTTGTTACTTCACCATCTGCGTCAATTGCCGACTGATAACTTAACACATTGATAGGATCAATTGTACGGAGATAAAGATATTGCAGTGTCTTTGAATTTTTATTCTGTATCTACATCACGCAATGAAGATCCCGTTTAAATTTTAAGTCCTTATCTTATATATCTGTGACTCATACTAGAAGTTGCTATGTCGATTTGATAATACAGAATTGAAACAAAAGAATTTTGCGGAAATTTGAGACAATTCTCTGAATAAAGCTTAGTGTTCAAAAAGGGATCACAATAAGACCATAATCTTTCGTTTTTCTACTtttgttgcaatttttttatattgataaaacataaatctataaatagtttaaaataataaaaaaaaaggtttgatAAGCAAGACTGAAAGGTATACTGATCGTTTTGTCTTTGTCTATTTATATGAAGGTaatgaagaaaaataataagagaCAAATGcaataattgaattgaaatgaTTGTTATGTGTGCTTTGCTTTGTGACTTActgtataaagtttaaaaaaaaatagtaacaaataaaacataaacaaattaatattcaagaCATTTTATTTACCATGTAGTTGTTTATAACGCCTTAAAATTTAATCTGTTTTGAAAAGCAAAATCGTCATAATCCAGCGCATTcatcacaaagaaaaaaaaagttgagaAGATTTCTATTAATCGCTTGACAGCGCTTAGCTGATCTAAAAttcacatattttaattacaagttaCAAGTTTATCCGCGGAGCGATGTGCATCGACCTTGGTTTGGAATGTGGTCACTCCAGCCTTTGTCCTACCTTATGACGCAACACAGTAGCTAGGACTTATAAAACAACCAATAAGAAATGTATTCGAACTACTTGAACATAATAAttctttttcaattatttatactgCGTTCTATATTGGTTCcacttttttaatctgttgagTCTTGAGTAATaacgttcgattttcaaattaaatgacTGGCATGGTGGTAGAGTCTGGGGTtgcaagttaaaataaaaaaaaagctaataatgctaaattaaaataaagtaaagtataataATTGTGACAATTTCCGACGACTAATCGATTTCGGTACAGAAATTTTATTAGTCCTTCgaacgtttttgttttttattgataaacttTATGCCGAAAAGTCTTAGAAGTTTTGAGCTTGTTTTCAGCCCAGTATATTTTATCCATTACGgttcagaaataaaattatattaaatacaattattaaaggatatattatgctaattttatttaatattattttcgtttcGTATTACATCTTAGATTAGACAGTAAAGTTGAGGTCTAAATGTAAAGCAATAGTCTTAAAATGTCCCATAATATAACTTGGATAAAGCCTTCTCAATTTTGAGCTTATCCCACCATGCCATTCCGATGCGAGTTGGTGGTTaacatatcaatatttatcttCACGTATGTATAATTACATATCAAGGACATCTAGAAATAATGATAGGACAAACAAtctcgttaataaatatattcctaGTATCAACTCTTATTTGttattcaaattgaaaatatagCACAATAAAACACTTGTGGTTTATTACGTAATGCAAACACAGTTTTACAAGGATTATCTTgttgttagaaaaaaatattcaaaactacCAACTTACAAAAAACaatcagttatatatataactttattatatagtataactttatattttcataaaacttcTTAAAATGTAAACGTGTCACTTTGTCTTTGAAATTTTCTTCCTTAGTCATACGCAAAAGGACGGATAAGACGGAAGAAATGGAGAAGACTCTGTAGCATTAAAAACATgttgcaattttatatatagtctAGAGAAGCGTGATCATTAACTCGATTACCTGCCGAGTGACATCGAATTCCGATCAATGTTGATTTAATCGAAGACGTATTCGCTTCTCCCCCTTTcaaattgacaatttatttggCACCAGTACAATTACTTtgtttatacaaacaaaaaaatgcaGGCTAATGACAGATACGATATAAAACTGTCAATACAAGAAAGACATGGCTTGGTGCCACAATTTAAAGGAATATAGGATAGAACTAAACACGAGGCTGTATGGTGTAATACCTTTGCCAAGGGGAAAGAAAAGATAAACTGCCAATTACAAGTATCGTTTTTATTCTATTCTCAGAACGTTTATGTATACATCGTACAACTAAATTGAACACGTGGcccttgtttaaatttaaaaaaaaagcacgCCAATGACAGCTGCCATGTACACGAGTCAAACTGACGAATTCTCAAGCATGTTCACAATAAGTTGTATTCGCACGTGTCATAAGTGACGTGAAGTTGCCATACACaaaagacataaaaaaataagctatATGATTAAAGTAACGTCAGTTAATGCTCAATTACAAAACTTACTATTtgtcatatgttttttttaatggcaacATTAAGGAAAGACAGAATTCATAAATTGTAATGAGTTaggttttttattcttttacaaaaaatattaaaataatcatttactttctattgaaaataaacatatttactatGTAAGGTGAAGATGGTTACTATTTTTCACATACAAATTTCTGGGATGAATTCCTCATCATCCAGTCCctaaactatctattaaaaaaaaacgtcgaTTGCTTGCTTCATTGAAAACACAACAGAATCAGAATCAACTAAAACACGCATTATTCTTTTAACACATGTACCGTTACGATCGATGAAATAAATCCGCGAGGCGTATCGCGTCACGAACTTTGCGagtatacaatttattactgATAAAAACACCTATATGTATAccatatatgtacttaaaaaCTTTTATGATCACTTTGTGGCTTGTGTGTGAGGAAAGTGACTTATAACACCTTGTATTTCtttgcgttaaattaaattacttatattaaaaccgacttcaaaattaacagagcatatgtatattaaaatttaaaaaaagctttcATTAAACCTGCTGCTCTATAAATGTCAAAGCAGataatatttagatatactttagtataatgtaatattttaatatttgtacaagATTGTATTGCACATAAAGTTACCAGTAAGAAAGAAAAAAACGCCACTATAATTAAACatactaagtagttactcttatccgtccaataaattaaagagataattaaaaacaattcaattattattgatCGTGCCATGTGGTGCAATGTTCctctattaattataaaatggcaGATGTCCATTAGCGGTGGTATTctttttccatcaggtgagcctcttgctcgtttgccacctatttcataaaaaaaaagtattaaatatcataCATTAGTTAAATAAGATGACTTCTAaagacttatatttatattaggcGCCGATAGAACtaaaaacttttgtaattatcaGTAGTACTAGCAGTGTCTCACGGCTTCGCTTTCATTTTAGGGGATGATCTTCAGGTTGCAGGCTTAAAAAATCATATGTTTTTTCGTTGGAGTTCAAGCTTCCTACGTACTTTCATTAAATCTTGTTCAGTATTTCGCCGTGTatgatacatttataatattagtagatgtgtattatgtttttttttaattcattgtaCGTTAAATATATCGCAGTGTAAGGATAGCGGTGATAAGTTATTCGATATGACCTCAGTCTCGGCACAGTTTTGAATGCCAGTGACCGAAGCTGGTTTAGCGTTACAACTGTGTTGTAGATCTGATTTCTTGCGTTGACGCTTTGTATAcgaaaactttatataaagcatcttatgttaaaggtattatGGTTCAATTCAAAGATACTTTGGAGCTGCGGCTTAACCCGCGCTAAATTTACCAAAAACTACCTTCatacaattttgaaattttgtgAACCATTTAGAGAAGTGAAttaaaaaagcctatgtcccaGGACGAACACTATTTTCATATCAAATATCATCAACATCGATTCAGCtgtttaagcgtgaagaggttaatggatataatttttttatataagagatattttcgcatttatattattataatgtatctaATTGTAAACATTGaggatcatttttttaaaaatattcactcTGTATCATATTCAGTGTCTGTTTCGTTACAAGGATTTTGGATTTTGATTCAACTATGAATAACTGATACTGTTTCCATGTAATGTTGtagttatgaaattaaatagatttCTCAAAACGGTTTtaagagatatttttatattttccaatGAAAACAAATTGCCTCGGTCAATGAACTATTATTTGACTAgactaattttgtttatttatattcatataaaaaaatagatagatGTTATGAATAGGATAACAtgtgtatatgttatattagtGGTTTATATTATAGTCGTCgttgtcgttttttttttactaaagatACTTCTGAGTTATGTCAACAGTAGCGTATCGGGATAGAAAGAGAGGCATATacttctctctctctctaaaCGTTGCGTGTTTTTATTAACCGAACAATATGAATCATCACTAGCTTTAAGATGTTCTCAGGTGGTCTCTAtgtgtatgtttaattaaacaatacaacttgtaaaaaaaaacaagtgactCAAGTTACTTGATACGGCGCGTGAGGCGTGACCTCTTGTCCGTACAGTTTGAAAGCCACTGACCGCTAGTGTTACCTTATGAATGTCACGGCATTGTTGTATTGGCGCTTTCTTGTCATGCCAGTGATGCTCgctatataaacataaatataactgtGATAAGTAACTAAAGTTTATGTAAACTTCTGTCCTCACGAACGAAGCAAgggtacaaaaaataattaacaaattaatataaaatcaatcgatgttaagtaaagtaaagcatACATTAGCGTAcattaatgagagggtttggaacatataccaccacgttgttccaatgcgggttggtgaaatgcacatgtggcagaatttcgatgaatttagacacatgcaggtttcttcacgatgttttccttcaccgccgagcacgagatgaattataaacacaaattaagcacatttatacagtggtgcttgcctgggtttgaactcgcaatcatcggttaagatgctcgcgttctagccactgggccatctcagctcctagtCGATGTTATTTTATCTTCCAAAGATTTATTGTGTCATAAGAAACAAttgatgaaatattatatatatttttaatccatTTTCTATGTTATAaccatttcatatatatttactaaccgAACACAAACACAAACTTCCAACCACAGTTTTACCCCCTTTAGGGGTAGAGTTTCGTAAAATCTTAGCTGATGTCTATCCTATTAGAAATCTACCTGCCAAATTTAAGTT
This region of Vanessa cardui chromosome 25, ilVanCard2.1, whole genome shotgun sequence genomic DNA includes:
- the LOC124540551 gene encoding protein lethal(2)essential for life-like, encoding MALLPFLLDYELERPRRLIDQHFGLGLTPDDLLGVVAGPMVNREYYRPWRHLAAAARDVGSSIKNDKDKFQVNLDVQHFNPEEISVKTADGYIVVEGKHEEKKDQHGFISRQFTRRYAIPEGCTPETVESRLSSDGVLTITAPRKVPPAIQGERSVPITQTGPVRKEVKDQANGDKAE